One genomic segment of Methanothermococcus okinawensis IH1 includes these proteins:
- a CDS encoding stage II sporulation protein M, which produces MVLIITKNKFCTLMSLSCLIFGILCGICLNQQPTNSNLGNNNHLLKHQKISNLDEFILILTNNLEVCLKLLLGSLTFGLLTFYTLFFNGLSIPILLSNVKIIDIVAYVIPHAIFEFSGFIIVGAAGFKIPYEIVQYLRDKKEKPITEEDIRKFLKLALISIILIIIAAFVEVYITPEIANYLLT; this is translated from the coding sequence ATGGTATTGATAATCACTAAAAACAAATTTTGTACACTTATGTCACTATCATGTTTAATATTTGGTATATTATGTGGAATATGTCTCAATCAACAACCAACCAACTCAAATTTGGGAAATAATAATCATCTTTTAAAACATCAAAAAATATCAAATTTGGATGAATTTATTTTGATATTAACAAATAACTTAGAAGTGTGTTTAAAACTTTTGTTAGGTTCTCTAACCTTTGGATTATTAACATTTTATACATTATTCTTTAATGGATTGTCAATTCCAATATTACTTTCAAATGTAAAAATAATTGATATTGTTGCTTATGTTATACCTCATGCAATTTTTGAATTTTCAGGATTTATTATTGTTGGAGCTGCAGGTTTTAAAATCCCATACGAGATAGTTCAATATTTAAGAGATAAGAAAGAAAAGCCAATAACAGAAGAAGATATAAGAAAATTCTTAAAATTAGCTCTAATTTCAATAATATTAATAATTATAGCCGCTTTCGTAGAGGTTTATATAACTCCAGAGATAGCAAATTATCTATTGACATAA
- a CDS encoding stage II sporulation protein M, translating into MKIYKTLPIVLFIIGFIYGSFIPLDTFKSTSINSCDVLPTYSFSGILFNNIKIVFYNLIGGIFLVPIMCNLLYNGFALAIQYKALALIKNWFFVVITVLPHGIFEIPAMLISAVAGFKIPYEVIQYLRDKKEKPITEEDIKGFLKLALISIILIIIAAFVEVYITPKIANYLLT; encoded by the coding sequence ATGAAAATATATAAAACATTACCTATTGTATTATTTATAATAGGGTTTATTTATGGCTCATTCATACCGCTTGACACATTCAAAAGTACCTCCATAAACTCATGCGATGTTTTACCAACATATTCATTTTCTGGAATTTTGTTTAATAACATTAAAATAGTATTTTATAATTTAATAGGTGGTATTTTTTTAGTTCCTATAATGTGTAATTTATTATATAATGGATTTGCACTAGCAATTCAATACAAGGCATTAGCTTTAATAAAAAATTGGTTTTTTGTGGTTATAACAGTACTTCCACATGGCATCTTCGAAATTCCAGCAATGCTTATATCAGCAGTAGCAGGTTTTAAAATACCGTATGAAGTAATTCAGTATCTAAGAGATAAGAAAGAAAAGCCAATAACAGAGGAAGATATAAAAGGATTCTTAAAATTAGCTCTAATTTCAATAATATTAATAATTATAGCCGCTTTCGTAGAGGTTTATATAACTCCAAAAATTGCTAATTATCTATTAACATAG
- a CDS encoding stage II sporulation protein M yields MKLPAPILTILIFSIGFISGFIFINDFSKNYNGEEINQKLNIKFNFPTILLNNLKVIFLMLAGAITFGFSTFINLIFNGFNVGILIGSTFQTNEPLKLITALILPHGIFEIPAMLISAVAGFKIPYGITLYLLDKKEKPITEDDIKEFLKLALISIILIVIAAFIELYITPKIANYLLT; encoded by the coding sequence ATGAAACTACCAGCTCCAATATTAACAATCTTAATCTTCTCAATAGGTTTCATATCGGGCTTTATTTTTATAAACGACTTCTCAAAAAACTACAATGGGGAGGAAATAAATCAAAAGTTAAATATAAAATTCAACTTTCCTACAATCCTATTAAACAACTTAAAAGTTATTTTTCTAATGTTAGCAGGAGCAATAACCTTTGGTTTTTCTACTTTTATAAATTTAATATTTAATGGTTTTAATGTTGGCATATTAATTGGTTCCACTTTCCAAACTAATGAACCGTTAAAATTAATAACTGCTTTAATCCTTCCACATGGCATCTTCGAAATTCCAGCAATGCTTATATCGGCAGTAGCAGGTTTTAAAATACCTTATGGAATAACTCTTTATCTCTTAGATAAGAAAGAAAAGCCAATAACAGAAGATGATATAAAAGAATTCTTAAAATTAGCTCTAATTTCAATAATATTAATAGTTATAGCTGCTTTTATAGAGCTTTATATAACTCCAAAAATTGCTAATTATCTATTAACATAG
- a CDS encoding YIP1 family protein, whose product MNLSELILNPNNFFKNLSNKEISLKTPFLIVLIFSALTAIYTYYTTSIMFKIFPADMQNMMAISTIIAAVSAFVGGFIAWLLIAGIMHIISIAFKGEGSFKRTFEFTGYGLLPNLLALCITIPIGYYFLSNVHIQPLTMGQLQNPIIVKHVMSSIIPKTMVYTNLLIGIAVTLWNLGLWTYGIKYARNLELKKAFIVALIPTVLFGAYQLYSVVKFL is encoded by the coding sequence ATGAACCTATCGGAGCTCATCCTAAATCCAAATAACTTCTTCAAAAATCTATCCAATAAAGAAATATCTCTTAAAACACCATTCCTTATAGTCCTTATATTTTCGGCATTAACAGCCATATATACATATTACACAACATCGATAATGTTTAAGATATTTCCAGCAGATATGCAAAATATGATGGCTATATCTACTATAATTGCCGCAGTATCTGCTTTTGTAGGTGGATTTATAGCATGGCTATTAATAGCTGGAATAATGCATATAATTTCAATAGCATTTAAAGGAGAGGGTTCTTTTAAAAGAACTTTTGAATTCACAGGCTATGGACTATTACCAAATTTATTGGCTTTATGTATAACAATACCAATTGGATACTATTTTCTTTCAAATGTTCATATTCAACCATTAACAATGGGGCAACTTCAAAATCCAATAATAGTAAAACATGTCATGTCTTCGATAATTCCAAAAACCATGGTATATACAAACCTTTTAATAGGTATTGCCGTTACATTATGGAATTTAGGTTTATGGACTTATGGGATAAAATATGCAAGGAATTTGGAATTAAAAAAGGCATTTATAGTTGCACTAATTCCAACAGTATTATTTGGGGCTTATCAATTATACAGTGTAGTCAAGTTCTTATAA